TCTTCCCGCGTCACGGCATCGTCCCTGCGGCGACGTGGGACGTCTTGGCCGGCCCAAACACGCCGCTTCTGGCATATGTGACGCCTTGGCCCGACATGGCGACCCGCACCCGGGCCTGGGCTGGCTTCTACGCAGATCCCGACTGGGCCGAGATCCGTGCGCGAACCAATGCGGGCAGTGAGTTGGTCGAGCGCTTTGACATCCTGTTTCTCCGAGCGATCGTACCGTGGCACTTGCCCGAAAACGGAGTGCGCCCGGCACTCACCGAGATGGTGGTTCAGTCGACGACAGTCGGACTCTCTGGCCCGGTGAGAGACGAGATTACCCACGGGCTTGCGCCCGAAGTAAAGGGCTCTGGTGCCCATTTGTATGGTGCGTTTGATGTCACCAGCGGCTATACCTCGCCCAGCGCCGTCTATTTCATCGGCTGGAACGATTCCGAACAGCGCGTCGCGGCACAGGCGGCCATAGACACGCGAATTCGTACTCGCCGGCATGCCCACCAGCCCGCTTTGCTGGAGCGGGCGGATCGCTATCTGATGTCGGAAATCAAGGTGGACTGGGCGTGACGTAACAGGTCGGCAGCGAACCGCACCCCGCGAACGCGCGGGATGCGGATGCAGGAACGCTGTCAGAACCCGGGGACGTAAGGATTCGGGGCACGCAGACCATTGGCCGCGGCCTCAAGTCGCATTTGCAGCAGATGTGCTTTTTGCTGCTCAGGCATGTCATACAGCCGATCATGCCCCCACAGACTGGGCCCGCCAAAGGTTTCGTGCGGCGACCAGCTCTCGGGATCGATGATCAAGCCGCCCCAACCGTACTCGACAAAGAAGCCGGAAGGGGTGTGCACGTAGAACGACGTGACCTGATCGTTGAGATGCCTGCCCAGCGTGTAGGCCACACGCCCCGACTCCTGCTGTGCGAGATCATAGGCTTGCCCCACGTCGTCCAGACTGCACAACTCCACCATGAAGTGATGGAACGCACGCCGCCCGGAGCCCACCATGGCAAAGCTATGGTGCCGATGGTTCAGATGGAAAAAGTACAGTTTGTAAGGTGTCAAACC
This window of the Pandoraea fibrosis genome carries:
- a CDS encoding NIPSNAP family protein; protein product: METLDESFVELRLYHVASGRMPDMRARLQEDLCRVFPRHGIVPAATWDVLAGPNTPLLAYVTPWPDMATRTRAWAGFYADPDWAEIRARTNAGSELVERFDILFLRAIVPWHLPENGVRPALTEMVVQSTTVGLSGPVRDEITHGLAPEVKGSGAHLYGAFDVTSGYTSPSAVYFIGWNDSEQRVAAQAAIDTRIRTRRHAHQPALLERADRYLMSEIKVDWA